One Dialister invisus DSM 15470 genomic region harbors:
- a CDS encoding DUF1294 domain-containing protein, with protein sequence MSAGELLFGGLLAINAAAFFLYGLDKWKAVHGRRRIRERTLLFIAAAGGSAGAFLAMRFFRHKTRHVSFQFGVPVLFLLQAAFAFFLWK encoded by the coding sequence ATGTCAGCAGGTGAATTGCTTTTTGGGGGACTTCTTGCCATAAATGCCGCCGCCTTTTTTCTGTACGGCCTTGACAAATGGAAAGCGGTGCATGGACGGCGGCGGATAAGGGAAAGGACGCTTCTGTTTATTGCCGCTGCGGGCGGATCGGCAGGCGCGTTTCTTGCTATGCGTTTTTTTCGCCATAAGACACGCCATGTGTCATTTCAATTCGGTGTGCCCGTCCTCTTTCTTTTACAGGCAGCTTTCGCTTTTTTCCTTTGGAAATAG
- a CDS encoding nucleoside phosphorylase: MENILSEYDKSPGIISPDFEKMDLHLPKKAVFAFLGEKRIERFAFARGGEKVGTFVSLTKDFPLWMIKADKEELCVLQAPAGASAAVLLLERLYAYGVEKVVALGCCGALEKLAENVFFVVRKALRDEGTSYHYLPSARFVTLDESAANIVEGVLRENHVPCESCVTWSTDGFFRETKEKVKARRAEGCRVVDMECAALAACAAYRGKVFAQILFTADTLHDLSHEQRAWGKESRDKALLMGVKAAERL; the protein is encoded by the coding sequence ATGGAAAACATTTTATCGGAGTATGATAAATCACCGGGAATCATTTCTCCGGATTTTGAAAAAATGGATTTGCACCTGCCGAAGAAAGCGGTTTTTGCTTTTCTTGGAGAGAAACGGATTGAAAGGTTTGCTTTTGCCCGGGGCGGTGAAAAGGTCGGGACATTTGTTTCTCTGACAAAAGATTTTCCCCTGTGGATGATTAAAGCGGATAAGGAAGAACTCTGCGTCCTTCAGGCGCCGGCGGGAGCTTCGGCGGCAGTCCTGCTTCTGGAACGGCTCTATGCGTATGGTGTGGAAAAAGTGGTAGCTCTGGGATGCTGCGGCGCGCTGGAAAAGCTGGCGGAGAATGTTTTCTTTGTCGTACGCAAGGCGCTTCGTGATGAGGGTACGTCGTACCATTATCTTCCGTCGGCACGGTTTGTGACACTTGATGAATCGGCGGCGAATATTGTAGAAGGAGTGCTTCGGGAAAATCATGTGCCTTGTGAAAGCTGTGTAACTTGGTCGACGGACGGATTTTTCCGTGAAACGAAAGAAAAGGTAAAAGCGCGGCGGGCGGAAGGCTGCCGCGTCGTGGATATGGAATGCGCCGCTTTGGCGGCATGTGCGGCATACAGGGGGAAGGTATTTGCCCAGATCCTTTTTACCGCCGATACACTTCACGATTTATCTCACGAACAGCGGGCGTGGGGAAAAGAAAGCCGCGATAAGGCACTCCTCATGGGAGTCAAAGCGGCGGAGAGGTTATGA
- the rarD gene encoding EamA family transporter RarD, with translation MKKRNLGLTAAVGSYLLWGLLPVYWKQLSAVSAYEILSHRIIWSFFFMLMILSFMGRMVSFWEECKHLWADKSRGALLALASFLITANWCIFIWAVTNRHVVDTSVGYYMNPLVSVLLGVVCFHERLSKMKWFSIAVAAAGIGVMTWELGRFPLIAVGLASTFALYGAVKKKLNLDAFYSITLETFFVLPFALAYVLSLGNDGMGHFTVDDLRTAVFLIGAGAVTATPLVLFSIGANDLPLNVLGFCQYISPSITLLLGIFLFGEPFTRAQVSAFSFIWSALAVFTIADWRERKFLEKRGMSAL, from the coding sequence ATGAAAAAAAGGAACCTGGGGTTAACAGCGGCTGTAGGTTCGTACCTGCTGTGGGGGCTTCTGCCGGTTTACTGGAAGCAGCTGTCTGCCGTTTCCGCATATGAAATATTATCGCACCGCATTATCTGGTCGTTCTTCTTCATGCTCATGATCCTTTCTTTCATGGGACGGATGGTGTCGTTTTGGGAGGAATGTAAACATCTTTGGGCGGATAAAAGCCGGGGCGCTCTCCTTGCACTGGCATCTTTTCTTATTACGGCAAACTGGTGCATCTTCATCTGGGCGGTGACGAACCGCCATGTGGTGGATACCAGTGTGGGGTATTACATGAATCCCCTTGTGAGCGTTCTTCTTGGTGTTGTATGTTTTCATGAGCGGCTGTCAAAAATGAAATGGTTTTCTATTGCTGTTGCCGCTGCGGGAATCGGTGTGATGACCTGGGAGTTGGGAAGGTTCCCGCTGATTGCTGTCGGTCTTGCATCGACATTTGCCCTCTATGGCGCGGTGAAAAAGAAATTGAATCTGGATGCTTTTTACAGCATTACGCTGGAAACATTTTTTGTTCTTCCTTTTGCTCTTGCTTATGTACTTTCTCTTGGGAATGACGGTATGGGACATTTCACTGTCGATGACCTGCGGACAGCAGTGTTTCTTATCGGCGCAGGCGCTGTGACGGCGACGCCTCTCGTACTCTTTTCCATAGGGGCGAATGATCTGCCGCTGAACGTTCTCGGGTTCTGCCAGTATATTTCTCCGTCCATCACTTTGCTTCTGGGGATATTCCTTTTCGGCGAACCTTTTACCCGTGCACAGGTGTCTGCTTTTTCTTTTATCTGGTCAGCTCTTGCGGTCTTTACGATTGCGGACTGGAGAGAAAGGAAGTTTTTGGAAAAACGGGGAATGAGCGCTTTGTAA
- the larC gene encoding nickel pincer cofactor biosynthesis protein LarC, protein MDKKLYLDCGSGISGDMFVAAMIDLGADPDALQKALDSIPAGGFFVEIGRVKKSGIDCCDFHVRLDDDCENHDHDMDYLYGSLTPAAGSGCSCHEEPDREEHHCHCHEEGHDGEAHHCCRQEKDHHHTHRGLAEILPMIDACDMTETAKALARKIFRIIGEAEAKAHDLPLDEVHFHEVGALDSIVDVVAAAVTFDSLHIKEVIVPKLTEGAGTVRCRHGVMPVPVPATVNIVSAYKIPMELTGAKGEYVTPTGAAIAAAISTSHQLPPSFVIKKAGLGAGKRAYTERSGILQAFLIQGEENEGRDKVVKLETDIDDCSGEVLGYVMKKLFKAGAKDVHYAPVFMKKNRPAWELTVICGEDKAEELEQIIFTETTTIGIREYPLGRSVLDREEKEVETVYGKASVKQVSLGKMTRAYPEYDTVKKLAKRNKVPFMDVFDAVKEAAKKK, encoded by the coding sequence ATGGATAAAAAATTATACCTGGACTGCGGCTCCGGGATCAGCGGGGATATGTTCGTGGCGGCAATGATCGATTTGGGGGCGGATCCGGACGCTCTTCAAAAAGCGCTGGACTCCATCCCGGCAGGCGGTTTTTTCGTAGAGATAGGCAGAGTAAAGAAATCGGGCATCGACTGCTGTGATTTCCATGTCCGGCTTGATGATGACTGTGAGAACCATGACCATGACATGGACTACCTTTACGGAAGTCTGACCCCGGCGGCAGGATCGGGATGCTCTTGTCATGAAGAACCGGACAGAGAAGAACATCACTGCCATTGCCATGAGGAAGGGCATGACGGGGAGGCACATCACTGCTGCCGTCAGGAAAAAGATCATCATCATACCCATCGGGGGCTTGCGGAAATTCTTCCGATGATTGATGCCTGTGATATGACGGAAACAGCAAAAGCGCTGGCCCGTAAAATATTCCGGATTATCGGCGAAGCAGAAGCGAAAGCCCATGATTTGCCCCTTGACGAAGTCCATTTCCATGAAGTGGGAGCGCTTGATTCCATTGTGGATGTGGTGGCGGCTGCCGTTACTTTTGACAGCCTTCACATCAAAGAGGTGATTGTCCCTAAACTTACGGAAGGGGCAGGGACAGTTCGGTGCCGGCATGGAGTCATGCCCGTGCCCGTGCCGGCGACAGTGAATATTGTTTCCGCTTATAAAATCCCCATGGAGCTCACTGGGGCGAAAGGGGAGTATGTGACGCCTACCGGCGCGGCCATTGCGGCGGCCATTTCCACAAGCCATCAGCTGCCGCCGTCTTTTGTTATCAAGAAGGCAGGCCTTGGCGCGGGAAAACGGGCATACACAGAACGGAGCGGCATTCTCCAGGCATTCCTGATCCAGGGGGAGGAGAATGAAGGCCGTGATAAAGTTGTGAAACTGGAAACGGATATTGATGACTGCTCCGGCGAGGTTTTGGGGTATGTCATGAAGAAATTGTTCAAGGCAGGAGCGAAAGATGTCCACTATGCTCCCGTTTTCATGAAAAAGAACCGTCCGGCCTGGGAACTGACAGTGATCTGCGGGGAAGACAAAGCGGAGGAGCTGGAACAAATTATTTTCACGGAAACCACGACGATCGGTATCCGCGAATATCCCCTCGGGCGCTCTGTCTTAGATAGAGAAGAAAAAGAAGTGGAAACGGTTTACGGCAAAGCATCTGTGAAGCAGGTGTCTCTGGGAAAGATGACGCGGGCCTATCCTGAATACGATACCGTGAAAAAACTGGCGAAGAGAAATAAAGTGCCTTTTATGGATGTTTTTGACGCGGTGAAAGAGGCGGCAAAGAAAAAATAA
- the larB gene encoding nickel pincer cofactor biosynthesis protein LarB, which yields MDIRELLEKVRGGKLEIDAAEKYLRSHSGVRAYEEMGYAKLDTDRKRRSGFAEVIYCQGKSDEFLPEIFRKLYEAEGEVFGTRADAHQYEIVRAVLPDISYDPVSRILKLEKKDKEHTGLVAVCTGGTSDIPVAEEAAQTAEYFGSRVERIYDVGVSGIHRLLSCEKKVREANCVIAVAGMEGALASVIGGLVANPVIAVPTSVGYGASFHGLSALLTMINSCANGIVTVNIDNGFGAGYVATQINRLAERGKSNG from the coding sequence ATGGATATCAGAGAACTTTTGGAAAAGGTCAGAGGCGGGAAGCTGGAAATTGACGCAGCGGAAAAGTATCTGCGCAGTCATTCCGGAGTCCGCGCCTATGAAGAAATGGGATATGCCAAACTGGATACGGACAGGAAACGGCGTTCCGGATTTGCCGAGGTCATTTACTGCCAGGGGAAATCGGATGAATTTCTGCCGGAGATATTCCGAAAGTTATATGAAGCGGAAGGAGAGGTGTTCGGTACGCGTGCCGATGCCCATCAATATGAAATCGTCCGCGCCGTACTGCCGGATATTTCTTATGATCCTGTTTCCCGTATCTTGAAACTGGAAAAGAAAGATAAGGAGCATACAGGCTTAGTCGCGGTCTGCACGGGAGGAACGTCAGATATTCCCGTGGCAGAAGAAGCGGCGCAGACGGCGGAATATTTCGGCAGCCGTGTGGAACGTATTTATGATGTGGGTGTCAGCGGCATCCACCGTCTTTTATCCTGTGAAAAGAAAGTGCGGGAAGCCAACTGCGTCATTGCCGTGGCAGGTATGGAAGGCGCTCTTGCGTCGGTAATCGGCGGTCTTGTGGCTAATCCCGTCATTGCCGTGCCCACGTCCGTGGGGTATGGAGCAAGCTTTCATGGGCTGTCGGCTCTTTTGACGATGATTAATTCCTGCGCGAACGGCATTGTGACGGTAAATATAGATAACGGCTTCGGCGCAGGGTATGTAGCGACACAGATCAACAGGCTGGCGGAAAGGGGAAAAAGCAATGGATAA
- the larE gene encoding ATP-dependent sacrificial sulfur transferase LarE: protein MESGLLKKQEDLRFRLKEMGTVAVAFSGGVDSTFLLHEAHAVLGKKAVAVTMKLNSFPFREWKDAKEFCKREHIRQMIVEQDQFLIKGFAENERDRCYHCKYFLFSFLKELAKKNHISCVADGTNFSDMGGYRPGLKALAELGVVSPLREAELTKEEIRALSKKEDLPTWNKPSFSCLATRFPYGEPITGKKLRRVEMAEQFLFEMGFTQFRVRSHDWMARIEIRPQEFSLLVEKRKVVAARFKELGFMYITMDLEGFRSGSMDIGQV, encoded by the coding sequence GTGGAAAGCGGACTACTGAAAAAGCAGGAGGATCTGCGATTTCGTTTGAAAGAAATGGGAACTGTGGCGGTCGCTTTTTCCGGCGGCGTGGATTCCACTTTTCTGCTCCATGAGGCCCATGCCGTTCTTGGGAAGAAAGCTGTCGCGGTGACAATGAAATTGAATTCCTTTCCTTTCCGCGAATGGAAGGACGCCAAAGAATTCTGCAAACGGGAACATATACGGCAGATGATTGTCGAACAGGACCAATTCCTGATTAAGGGCTTTGCGGAAAATGAAAGAGACCGATGCTACCACTGCAAGTATTTTCTTTTTTCTTTTTTGAAAGAGCTGGCGAAGAAGAATCATATTTCCTGTGTGGCGGACGGCACGAATTTCAGTGACATGGGCGGTTACCGGCCCGGATTGAAGGCGCTGGCGGAACTGGGCGTGGTGAGTCCCTTAAGAGAGGCGGAGCTGACAAAGGAGGAAATACGGGCGCTTTCGAAAAAGGAAGATCTTCCTACATGGAACAAGCCGTCTTTTTCCTGTCTGGCGACACGGTTTCCTTATGGCGAACCGATCACCGGGAAAAAGCTGCGCCGTGTAGAAATGGCGGAGCAGTTTCTTTTTGAAATGGGATTTACCCAATTCCGTGTCCGCAGCCATGACTGGATGGCGCGTATTGAAATCCGTCCGCAGGAATTTTCCCTGCTTGTGGAAAAAAGAAAGGTCGTGGCCGCGCGGTTTAAAGAACTGGGGTTTATGTATATAACGATGGATCTGGAGGGGTTCCGCTCGGGGTCCATGGATATAGGGCAGGTGTAG
- the lpxC gene encoding UDP-3-O-acyl-N-acetylglucosamine deacetylase has protein sequence MKRNQYTLGKPISFKGNGLHSGIPVTITMRPAPAGSGIIFRRIDLTGAPEVPAKSEFVTNTLRATTLERGNAKVFTVEHILSALFALRIDNCILEMDAPEPPVADGGALTFSQMILEAGIVELEEQTDILTLETSVAVYEDNKFITALPYDGLRITFTSINPHPLLGTQMKDFTIDKETYIREIAPSRTIGFTWELEAMRQMGLGKGGTLENAVVYSETDCLSELKFPDELVRHKILDILGDISLVGPLHAHIIAVMGSHKLNAALAAKLRVLKK, from the coding sequence TTGAAAAGAAATCAGTATACCCTCGGAAAACCGATTTCCTTTAAGGGAAACGGACTCCATTCCGGAATTCCCGTAACAATCACGATGCGTCCCGCTCCGGCGGGCAGCGGCATCATCTTCCGGCGTATCGATCTTACCGGTGCCCCTGAAGTGCCTGCAAAGAGTGAATTTGTGACAAATACACTCCGCGCAACGACGCTGGAACGGGGAAATGCGAAAGTTTTCACCGTGGAGCATATCCTTTCCGCGCTCTTTGCGCTCCGTATCGACAACTGCATTCTTGAGATGGACGCGCCCGAACCTCCCGTAGCTGACGGCGGCGCCCTTACATTCTCCCAAATGATTTTAGAAGCGGGTATCGTGGAACTGGAAGAACAGACCGATATTCTTACTCTTGAGACGAGCGTAGCCGTATATGAAGATAATAAATTCATCACTGCGCTCCCTTATGACGGCCTCCGCATTACATTTACATCCATCAATCCCCATCCGCTTTTAGGTACGCAAATGAAAGACTTCACAATCGACAAGGAGACATACATCAGAGAAATCGCCCCTTCCCGTACCATCGGATTTACCTGGGAGCTGGAGGCCATGCGGCAAATGGGGCTCGGCAAAGGCGGTACGTTGGAAAACGCTGTCGTTTATTCTGAAACGGACTGCCTGTCAGAATTGAAATTCCCCGACGAACTTGTCCGCCATAAGATTTTGGATATCCTTGGCGATATTTCCCTTGTGGGCCCGCTCCACGCACACATCATCGCGGTCATGGGAAGCCATAAGCTGAATGCCGCTCTTGCGGCGAAACTGAGAGTATTGAAAAAATAA
- the fabZ gene encoding 3-hydroxyacyl-ACP dehydratase FabZ — MELNIEEIMEILPHRYPMLLVDKITELVPMDYAVGVKSVTINEPFFQGHFPGHPIMPGALICEAMAQVGGVALQYPEENRGLIPMFTGMDKVRFRSPVRPGDQLVTKAVIKKIVGRMGKVHCECYVGETFKASADFLFYLAEPENKKEKDENNK; from the coding sequence ATGGAATTAAATATTGAAGAAATCATGGAAATCCTCCCCCATCGTTATCCGATGCTGCTGGTAGACAAAATTACCGAACTCGTTCCCATGGATTATGCCGTCGGAGTGAAATCCGTCACCATCAACGAACCATTTTTTCAGGGACATTTCCCCGGCCACCCCATCATGCCTGGCGCCCTTATCTGTGAAGCCATGGCACAGGTCGGCGGCGTTGCTCTCCAGTATCCCGAAGAAAATCGGGGCCTCATTCCCATGTTTACAGGCATGGACAAAGTCCGCTTCCGTTCCCCCGTCCGCCCGGGAGACCAGCTTGTAACCAAAGCGGTCATCAAAAAGATCGTAGGGCGCATGGGCAAGGTACACTGTGAATGCTATGTAGGGGAAACCTTCAAAGCATCGGCTGATTTCCTTTTCTACCTCGCTGAACCGGAAAATAAAAAAGAAAAGGACGAGAACAATAAATAA
- a CDS encoding HdeD family acid-resistance protein — MSGWSKTFILLSGILYAFVGVYCFFQPIGALIGLAWSIGFLVLTSGIFGVIAYIQIPKEERVIWGLLVCLTDIIFGMLVLTFNGTMILSALLPLFFAVTFIIRGIFTLIHSRDFDALITHKVLFRILCIMQILLGTALLAFPQAAALTMVYFFGIGCLFAGFAKISLWNDLRSL; from the coding sequence ATGTCAGGTTGGAGTAAAACCTTTATTTTATTATCCGGTATTTTATATGCCTTTGTCGGTGTATACTGCTTCTTCCAGCCGATAGGCGCTCTGATCGGATTGGCATGGAGCATCGGATTTCTCGTACTGACAAGTGGTATTTTTGGTGTTATAGCCTATATACAGATTCCCAAGGAAGAGCGCGTAATCTGGGGACTTCTGGTGTGCTTGACGGACATTATTTTCGGCATGTTAGTACTTACTTTTAACGGCACCATGATATTATCTGCCCTGCTGCCGCTTTTCTTTGCGGTCACATTCATTATCCGCGGTATTTTTACACTCATCCACAGCCGTGATTTTGATGCATTGATTACACACAAAGTGCTGTTCCGCATCCTCTGCATCATGCAAATCCTGCTTGGTACCGCTCTTCTTGCATTTCCGCAGGCCGCCGCGCTTACGATGGTTTATTTCTTTGGCATAGGCTGTCTCTTTGCCGGTTTTGCCAAGATTTCTCTCTGGAACGATTTGCGTAGTCTATGA
- the lpxA gene encoding acyl-ACP--UDP-N-acetylglucosamine O-acyltransferase, with protein sequence MELTVIKSAEPQIHETAVVDPTAKLHKNVIIEPYAVIGPNCEIGEGSIIGSHAVISKNVRMGKNNHVYPNAVIGEDPQDLKFAGEYSTVVIGNDNSFREFVTIHRATGENCETRIGSHNMLQAYTHVAHNCNFGDYIVMSSFSGAAGHVTVEDHAVIGGMSGIHQFVKIGACAMVGGMSKIVQDVCPFVIVDGNPARVVGLNSVGLARNNITPEVRSWLKKAYRTIFRSGLKLYEAIHEMEQDFPPTPEIEHLLRFLRNCERGLCRTKDKSQK encoded by the coding sequence ATGGAATTAACAGTTATCAAATCAGCGGAGCCGCAGATTCATGAAACGGCCGTTGTTGATCCTACTGCCAAACTTCATAAAAATGTAATTATCGAACCTTATGCCGTCATCGGTCCCAACTGTGAAATCGGCGAAGGCTCCATCATCGGCTCCCATGCGGTCATTTCGAAAAACGTACGCATGGGGAAAAACAATCATGTGTATCCGAACGCCGTCATCGGAGAAGATCCACAGGATTTGAAATTTGCCGGCGAATACAGTACGGTCGTCATCGGCAATGACAACAGCTTCCGCGAATTCGTCACCATCCACCGTGCTACGGGAGAAAACTGCGAAACCCGTATCGGCTCGCATAATATGCTTCAGGCATACACCCATGTGGCACACAACTGCAATTTCGGAGACTACATCGTCATGTCCAGCTTTTCCGGAGCAGCCGGCCACGTCACTGTGGAAGACCACGCGGTCATCGGCGGCATGAGCGGTATCCACCAGTTCGTAAAGATCGGCGCCTGCGCCATGGTGGGCGGTATGTCCAAGATCGTACAGGACGTATGCCCATTCGTGATCGTTGACGGCAATCCGGCAAGAGTGGTCGGACTGAACAGCGTAGGACTCGCCAGAAACAATATCACCCCCGAAGTAAGAAGCTGGCTTAAAAAAGCATACCGCACCATTTTCCGTTCCGGCCTGAAGCTGTACGAAGCTATCCATGAAATGGAACAGGACTTCCCGCCGACACCGGAAATTGAGCATCTTCTCCGCTTTCTCCGCAACTGCGAGCGCGGACTTTGCAGAACAAAAGATAAAAGTCAGAAATAA
- a CDS encoding PLP-dependent aminotransferase family protein yields the protein MENSVKEKAYMALYARVREAITGGIYRWGHKLPSKRAMAERHGVSVITVEHAYALLAEEGYVEPRERSGYFIIYKEEDAFPMGYRGKEVKPVLPSETDEEVFPFSVYAKTARTVLSKWGEKVLARSPNQGTAELRNALCDYLARSRNIIVSPQQICIGSGAEYLYSLVVQALGRERLVAVEDPCYEKIRQVYRAHGIRTESLRLGDKGILTEELKRAGARVLHVTPFHSYPSGITANASKRREYIRWAEERSGLIIEDDFDSEFTLLSKAEDTLFSLAPHGPVVYMNTFSRTIAPSVRVAYLVLPENRLSRFQERTGFYSCTVPVLDQLILAELISHGDFERHINRVRRRRRRKKETDMSS from the coding sequence ATGGAGAATAGCGTAAAAGAGAAGGCATATATGGCGCTTTATGCCCGTGTCCGTGAAGCGATTACCGGCGGGATTTACCGGTGGGGCCACAAGCTGCCTTCCAAACGCGCTATGGCGGAAAGGCATGGCGTGAGTGTCATCACCGTGGAGCATGCGTATGCGCTTCTTGCGGAAGAAGGGTATGTCGAACCACGGGAACGGAGCGGCTACTTTATCATTTATAAAGAGGAAGATGCTTTCCCCATGGGGTACAGGGGAAAGGAAGTGAAGCCTGTTCTTCCTTCGGAGACGGATGAAGAAGTATTTCCCTTTTCCGTTTATGCGAAAACGGCACGGACAGTGCTCTCCAAATGGGGCGAAAAGGTGCTGGCCCGCTCTCCCAATCAGGGAACGGCGGAGTTGAGGAATGCACTTTGCGACTACCTGGCGCGAAGCAGGAATATCATCGTTTCTCCGCAGCAGATATGCATCGGGTCGGGAGCGGAGTATCTGTACAGCCTTGTAGTGCAGGCCCTTGGCCGGGAACGGCTTGTAGCGGTGGAGGATCCCTGCTATGAGAAGATACGGCAGGTGTACCGTGCCCATGGCATACGGACAGAATCTCTCCGTCTGGGAGACAAAGGAATTCTGACAGAAGAACTGAAACGGGCAGGCGCACGTGTGCTTCATGTGACACCGTTCCACAGTTATCCAAGCGGCATTACGGCAAATGCTTCGAAGCGGCGGGAGTATATCCGCTGGGCGGAGGAGCGGTCCGGTCTGATTATTGAAGATGATTTTGATTCGGAGTTCACTCTTTTGTCAAAAGCGGAAGACACGCTCTTTTCTCTTGCTCCCCATGGCCCGGTAGTATATATGAATACGTTCTCACGAACAATTGCTCCCTCTGTCCGCGTGGCGTACCTCGTACTTCCCGAAAATCGTCTGTCCAGATTTCAGGAGCGGACGGGATTTTATTCCTGTACCGTTCCTGTATTGGATCAGCTCATTCTGGCGGAACTCATCAGCCATGGAGATTTTGAGCGGCATATCAACCGGGTGCGGAGACGACGGAGGCGTAAAAAGGAAACGGATATGTCTTCCTGA
- a CDS encoding ECF transporter S component, producing the protein MTNTNTPAGNISAAPRYKARWLTVCGFLMAMNTVLSSFNIPVPGGHFYLNDVIIVAAALSLDPLGAFLVGGVGAFLGDFFFYPLPMFVSLATHGLEAVVISLFARRYGKKNLLLTFFGVFLGALIVVIGYSLGRAYVYSTPEYSLIKLPFEILQAGIGAILGAFIWKNRNMGDTIQKIINKK; encoded by the coding sequence ATGACAAACACCAATACCCCGGCAGGAAATATTTCCGCCGCCCCCCGCTATAAAGCCAGATGGCTCACGGTATGCGGCTTTTTAATGGCAATGAATACCGTCCTGTCATCTTTCAACATCCCCGTCCCCGGCGGACACTTTTACCTGAATGATGTCATCATCGTAGCGGCGGCTCTCTCTCTCGACCCGCTGGGCGCGTTCCTGGTCGGCGGTGTAGGCGCATTCCTGGGCGATTTCTTTTTCTACCCTCTCCCCATGTTTGTTTCGCTTGCCACCCACGGACTGGAAGCCGTCGTTATTTCCCTCTTTGCCCGGCGTTACGGAAAGAAGAATCTTCTACTCACCTTCTTTGGCGTCTTCTTAGGCGCGCTCATCGTGGTTATCGGTTATTCTCTCGGCAGGGCTTATGTATACAGTACCCCGGAATATTCTCTCATCAAACTCCCCTTTGAAATACTCCAGGCAGGCATCGGTGCCATCCTCGGCGCGTTCATCTGGAAAAACAGAAATATGGGAGACACCATCCAAAAAATCATCAACAAAAAGTAA
- a CDS encoding ADP-ribosylglycohydrolase family protein, with protein sequence MRTLRDAVYGLAVGDALGLPVQFEERGSFHVEKMTGYGTYNMAPGTWSDDTSLTLATCDSIKLMGRIDLEDLMCCMTDWYKNGKYTPDGKSFDVGMTTGAALSRGEGLSDEASNGNGSLMRIIPLAFLPEVTDDEIREVSALTHGHRISKSACVTYIHIARELLQGRSIKEAVETAVNDGIEESLFKNLLTISSLPVEQIKSTGYVADTLEAAIWTLENTDNFKDAVMIAVNLGDDTDTVGAVTGALAGIIYGYDAIPAEWLKDLRRKDLIDKYLFQ encoded by the coding sequence ATGAGAACACTTCGCGATGCGGTATACGGACTGGCGGTGGGAGATGCCCTCGGACTGCCTGTCCAGTTTGAAGAGCGCGGTTCATTCCATGTGGAAAAAATGACAGGTTACGGCACGTATAATATGGCACCGGGGACATGGTCCGATGACACCAGCCTCACCCTTGCCACTTGCGACAGCATCAAACTCATGGGACGGATCGACCTGGAAGACCTCATGTGCTGCATGACCGACTGGTACAAAAACGGCAAGTATACCCCTGACGGAAAATCCTTCGATGTAGGCATGACCACGGGAGCCGCCCTCAGCCGCGGAGAAGGCCTCTCCGATGAAGCTTCCAATGGAAACGGCTCCCTCATGCGCATCATCCCCCTCGCGTTCCTTCCCGAAGTAACAGACGATGAAATACGGGAAGTATCGGCACTCACCCATGGACACCGCATTTCAAAAAGCGCCTGCGTCACCTATATCCATATCGCCAGGGAACTTTTACAGGGAAGATCCATAAAAGAAGCTGTGGAAACTGCCGTCAATGACGGTATAGAAGAAAGCCTCTTTAAAAACCTTCTTACCATCAGCAGCCTGCCGGTAGAACAAATCAAAAGCACCGGCTACGTGGCAGACACCCTCGAAGCAGCCATATGGACACTGGAAAATACAGACAATTTCAAAGACGCCGTCATGATCGCCGTCAATCTCGGCGATGATACCGACACCGTAGGCGCCGTCACAGGAGCGCTCGCAGGCATCATTTACGGTTATGATGCAATTCCTGCAGAATGGCTGAAAGATTTACGCAGGAAAGACCTCATTGACAAATATCTCTTCCAATGA